The sequence GCGCGGCCGGGCGTGATCCGGGCAACGAGCTGCTGCTGCGCGCCGGGCGGGCCTTGAGCCGGGCCAAGGACGTGGCGGAGCAGATCGGAGACCGGCGCACCAGCTCCTACGCCACGGGCTATCTCGGCGCGCTCTACGAGGACGCGGGACGCTATCCGGAGGCCCTGCAGCTGACGCGTGAGGCGATGTTCGACGCCCAGCAGGCCCAGGCCCCCGAGTCCCTCTACCGGTGGCAGTGGCAGGTGGCGCGGGTGCATCGCAAGATGGGCGCAACCGACGACGCGCTCGTCGCCTATCGCGCAGCCGTGCAGCAGGTCGGGGCGGTGCGGCCGGAGCTGACCGTCCGCTACGACGCGGCCACCACCTCGTTCCGCGAGTCCGTGGGCCCCCTCTACTTCGAGCTCGTCGATCTGCTCCTCCGCCGGGCCAACGATCAGAGCGATCCCCGGCCCCTTCTCGTCGAGGCGCGGGACATCGTGGAGTCGTTCAAGGTCGCCGAGCTGCGCGACTACTTCCGCGACGACTGCGTGGATGTCGCGCTGTCGAAGATCACCCAGCTCGACGTGGTGTCCCCGACCGCCGCGGTCGTGTACCCGATCGTCCTGCCCGATCGGGTCGAGCTGCTCGTCACGCTGCCGTCGGGGCTCCGGCGCTTCGTGGTGCCCGTGGGCGAGGCCCGGCTCACTCGCGAGGTCAATCAGTTCCGCCAGCTGCTCGAGCGGCGGACCACCCGCCAGTTCCTTCGTCCCTCGCGGCAGCTCTACGACTGGTTGATGAAGCCCCTGGAGGCAGAGCTGACTGCCGCGAAGATCGACACCCTCGTCTTCGTGCCGGATGGCACTCTCCGCACCATCCCGATGGCGGCGCTCCACGACGGCAAGCAGTTCCTGATCGCGAAGTACACGCTCGCCATCACGCCGGGCCTCAAGCTCACCGACCCGCGGCCCCTCGATCGCAAGCGCCTTCGCGTCCTGGCGGTGGGAGTGACCGAGGCGGTCCAGGGGTTCGCCCCCCTCCCCGAGGTCGAGCGCGAGATCGCCAACGTGCGGGAAGTATTCGGGGGCACGACGCTGCTGAACGAGCAGTTCTCGGTCGCGCGTCTCGACCAGGAGCTGAAGCAGGGCGCGTATACGATCCTCCACGTGGCCTCGCACGGAGAGTTCGGGGGCGAGGTCGACAAGACCTTCCTCCTCGCCTTCGACGGCAAGGTCACGATGGACCGGCTCGACCGGCTGATCGGTGTCTTGAAGTACCGAGACGAACCCCTCGAGCTCTTGACCCTCAGCGCGTGCGACACCGCTGAGGGGGACGACCGGGCCGCGCTGGGGCTCGCGGGCGTCGCCGTCAAGGCGGGCGCCCGCAGCGCAGTGGCCACGCTGTGGAGCGTCAACGACGAGGCGTCCGCCGGCCTCATCGCGGACTTCTACCGCGAGCTCAAAGACCCCACGGTGTCGCGTGGCGTGGCGCTCCAGCGCGCTCAGCTCAAGGTCCTCAGTGACCCCCGTTACGAGCACCCCGGATTCTGGTCGCCGTTCCTGCTCATCAACAACTGGCTGTGAGGAGACTGAACATGCGGAAGCTCTGGCTCATGATGCTGTGCACGCTGGCGTTCCTCGGGACGGCGACCGTCTCCGAGGCGAAGATCTTCGTGACGATCAGTGACGGTACGACCACCCTGGATGGGAGATCGACGGCGAACGGCGTGACGAACGGCGCCAAGGGGTTTCTGCTGCTTCTCAAGGCCTCGCCGGCCCCGACGAGCACGACGGGCGACTTCACGGACACCCTCAACATCCT is a genomic window of Candidatus Methylomirabilota bacterium containing:
- a CDS encoding CHAT domain-containing protein — encoded protein: MDRLIGPFLSFRLFWLAALLTTLFAAPLAAAQSVDVQGQLAAGRAAYAQGAFDRAIESWMQAADIAERAGDRAGQIQALVYAGEGQAALGRYGQAAAVLDRALKVAEGSPDRSNVPWILSRLGNILIATGPADAAETTLRRALQMSREGGDAPLTIAVLNDLGNFLTIRRQHAEAVAAYRESVTIAERTGDTAQAMRGRVNLARALRLSGDALGARQALDAVLASAEALPPSRDASLLLISVGVGYHELRAAGRDPGNELLLRAGRALSRAKDVAEQIGDRRTSSYATGYLGALYEDAGRYPEALQLTREAMFDAQQAQAPESLYRWQWQVARVHRKMGATDDALVAYRAAVQQVGAVRPELTVRYDAATTSFRESVGPLYFELVDLLLRRANDQSDPRPLLVEARDIVESFKVAELRDYFRDDCVDVALSKITQLDVVSPTAAVVYPIVLPDRVELLVTLPSGLRRFVVPVGEARLTREVNQFRQLLERRTTRQFLRPSRQLYDWLMKPLEAELTAAKIDTLVFVPDGTLRTIPMAALHDGKQFLIAKYTLAITPGLKLTDPRPLDRKRLRVLAVGVTEAVQGFAPLPEVEREIANVREVFGGTTLLNEQFSVARLDQELKQGAYTILHVASHGEFGGEVDKTFLLAFDGKVTMDRLDRLIGVLKYRDEPLELLTLSACDTAEGDDRAALGLAGVAVKAGARSAVATLWSVNDEASAGLIADFYRELKDPTVSRGVALQRAQLKVLSDPRYEHPGFWSPFLLINNWL